The proteins below come from a single Aquarana catesbeiana isolate 2022-GZ linkage group LG12, ASM4218655v1, whole genome shotgun sequence genomic window:
- the LOC141114310 gene encoding keratin, type I cytoskeletal 19-like isoform X2 has product MALYSSSSSYRTSTGSLGGAKGPGSRTSVSFSKYAPSGAGGSYGGNVGYCQVGDLGAGYDGGFAGYGYGGGAGFDGGAGAGFGGGAGAGFGGGAGAGFGGGAGAGFGGGAGAGFGGGARAGFGGGAGAAFGGGYGFNQGGGFGEGLLATNEKQTMQNLNDRLASYLGKVQSLEDSNAELEKKIREWYEKQSPVSKAADYSQYYKTIQDLRDKIFAATKDNNKVLLDIDNTRLTTDDFRMKYENELALRQSVEADINGLRRVQDDLTMTKSDLESQIESLTEELAYMKKNHEEEMKGLHGQTSGTVNVEMNAAPGIDLSKILTDMRSEYERMSNKYRQDAEAQFLAQAKELQTQVVTGSQEVQTTKTEITNLKQTLQSLEIELQSQLSMKSALEATLADTEGRYCAQLAQIQQLIANIEEEISDLRNQLEHQSSEYKMLLDIKSRLEQEIAKYRELLDGQDLKIPGGVSSTTITSTSSYSSSSSTATTRKP; this is encoded by the exons ATGGCTTTGTACTCCTCATCATCGTCCTACAGGACATCTACTGGGTCCCTAGGTGGAGCCAAAGGTCCTGGATCTAGGACCTCTGTTTCTTTTTCCAAATATGCTCCTAGTGGAGCAGGGGGATCTTATGGTGGCAATGTAGGTTACTGCCAAGTTGGTGATTTAGGTGCTGGTTATGATGGTGGTTTTGCAGGGTATGGATATGGTGGAGGTGCTGGTTTTGATGGAGGAGCAGGAGCTGGCTTTGGTGGAGGAGCAGGAGCTGGCTTTGGTGGAGGAGCAGGTGCTGGCTTTGGTGGAGGAGCAGGAGCTGGCTTTGGTGGAGGAGCAGGAGCTGGCTTTGGTGGAGGAGCAAGAGCTGGCTTTGGTGGAGGAGCTGGTGCTGCATTTGGTGGTGGATATGGATTTAACCAGGGAGGAGGATTTGGTGAAGGCCTCCTTGCTACCAATGAAAAGCAAACCATGCAGAACTTAAATGACCGCCTGGCCAGCTATTTGGGCAAAGTACAAAGCTTGGAGGATTCCAATGCTGAATTGGAGAAAAAGATTCGAGAATGGTATGAAAAGCAAAGTCCTGTTAGTAAAGCTGCTGATTACAGCCAATATTACAAGACCATTCAGGATCTCCGTGACAAG ATCTTTGCTGCCACTAAAGACAATAACAAAGTGCTCCTGGATATTGATAACACTAGACTCACCACTGATGACTTCAGAATGAA GTACGAGAATGAATTGGCTCTTCGCCAGAGTGTGGAGGCTGACATCAATGGCCTGCGCAGAGTCCAGGATGATCTAACTATGACTAAGTCTGACCTGGAAAGCCAGATTGAGAGCCTTACAGAGGAACTGGCTTACATGAAGAAGAACCATGAAGAA GAAATGAAGGGATTGCATGGCCAAACCAGTGGAACAGTTAATGTGGAGATGAATGCAGCTCCAGGTATTGATCTTAGCAAGATCCTGACTGATATGAGATCTGAATATGAAAGGATGTCTAATAAATACCGGCAGGACGCTGAAGCACAGTTCCTCGCTCAG GCCAAAGAACTGCAAACGCAGGTTGTTACTGGAAGCCAAGAGGTCCAAACAACCAAAACAGAGATTACAAATCTGAAGCAAACACTCCAAAGCTTAGAGATAGAACTACAGTCTCAGCTTAGCatg AAATCAGCTTTAGAAGCAACATTGGCTGATACAGAAGGTAGATACTGTGCACAGCTTGCTCAAATTCAGCAGCTCATAGCTAACATAGAGGAAGAGATTTCAGACCTGCGAAACCAACTGGAACACCAGAGCAGCGAGTACAAGATGCTTCTGGATATCAAGTCTCGTCTGGAACAGGAGATCGCCAAATACAGAGAACTACTGGATGGACAAGACCTTAA
- the LOC141114310 gene encoding keratin, type I cytoskeletal 19-like isoform X3 translates to MALYSSSSSYRTSTGSLGGAKGPGSRTSVSFSKYAPSGAGGSYGGNVGYCQVGDLGAGYDGGFAGYGYGGGAGFDGGAGAGFGGGAGAGFGGGAGAGFGGGARAGFGGGAGAAFGGGYGFNQGGGFGEGLLATNEKQTMQNLNDRLASYLGKVQSLEDSNAELEKKIREWYEKQSPVSKAADYSQYYKTIQDLRDKIFAATKDNNKVLLDIDNTRLTTDDFRMKYENELALRQSVEADINGLRRVQDDLTMTKSDLESQIESLTEELAYMKKNHEEEMKGLHGQTSGTVNVEMNAAPGIDLSKILTDMRSEYERMSNKYRQDAEAQFLAQAKELQTQVVTGSQEVQTTKTEITNLKQTLQSLEIELQSQLSMKSALEATLADTEGRYCAQLAQIQQLIANIEEEISDLRNQLEHQSSEYKMLLDIKSRLEQEIAKYRELLDGQDLKIPGGVSSTTITSTSSYSSSSSTAATTRKP, encoded by the exons ATGGCTTTGTACTCCTCATCATCGTCCTACAGGACATCTACTGGGTCCCTAGGTGGAGCCAAAGGTCCTGGATCTAGGACCTCTGTTTCTTTTTCCAAATATGCTCCTAGTGGAGCAGGGGGATCTTATGGTGGCAATGTAGGTTACTGCCAAGTTGGTGATTTAGGTGCTGGTTATGATGGTGGTTTTGCAGGGTATGGATATGGTGGAGGTGCTGGTTTTGATGGAGGAGCAGGAGCTGGCTTTGGTGGAGGAGCAGGAGCTGGCTTTGGTGGAGGAGCAG GAGCTGGCTTTGGTGGAGGAGCAAGAGCTGGCTTTGGTGGAGGAGCTGGTGCTGCATTTGGTGGTGGATATGGATTTAACCAGGGAGGAGGATTTGGTGAAGGCCTCCTTGCTACCAATGAAAAGCAAACCATGCAGAACTTAAATGACCGCCTGGCCAGCTATTTGGGCAAAGTACAAAGCTTGGAGGATTCCAATGCTGAATTGGAGAAAAAGATTCGAGAATGGTATGAAAAGCAAAGTCCTGTTAGTAAAGCTGCTGATTACAGCCAATATTACAAGACCATTCAGGATCTCCGTGACAAG ATCTTTGCTGCCACTAAAGACAATAACAAAGTGCTCCTGGATATTGATAACACTAGACTCACCACTGATGACTTCAGAATGAA GTACGAGAATGAATTGGCTCTTCGCCAGAGTGTGGAGGCTGACATCAATGGCCTGCGCAGAGTCCAGGATGATCTAACTATGACTAAGTCTGACCTGGAAAGCCAGATTGAGAGCCTTACAGAGGAACTGGCTTACATGAAGAAGAACCATGAAGAA GAAATGAAGGGATTGCATGGCCAAACCAGTGGAACAGTTAATGTGGAGATGAATGCAGCTCCAGGTATTGATCTTAGCAAGATCCTGACTGATATGAGATCTGAATATGAAAGGATGTCTAATAAATACCGGCAGGACGCTGAAGCACAGTTCCTCGCTCAG GCCAAAGAACTGCAAACGCAGGTTGTTACTGGAAGCCAAGAGGTCCAAACAACCAAAACAGAGATTACAAATCTGAAGCAAACACTCCAAAGCTTAGAGATAGAACTACAGTCTCAGCTTAGCatg AAATCAGCTTTAGAAGCAACATTGGCTGATACAGAAGGTAGATACTGTGCACAGCTTGCTCAAATTCAGCAGCTCATAGCTAACATAGAGGAAGAGATTTCAGACCTGCGAAACCAACTGGAACACCAGAGCAGCGAGTACAAGATGCTTCTGGATATCAAGTCTCGTCTGGAACAGGAGATCGCCAAATACAGAGAACTACTGGATGGACAAGACCTTAA
- the LOC141114310 gene encoding keratin, type I cytoskeletal 19-like isoform X1 produces MALYSSSSSYRTSTGSLGGAKGPGSRTSVSFSKYAPSGAGGSYGGNVGYCQVGDLGAGYDGGFAGYGYGGGAGFDGGAGAGFGGGAGAGFGGGAGAGFGGGAGAGFGGGAGAGFGGGARAGFGGGAGAAFGGGYGFNQGGGFGEGLLATNEKQTMQNLNDRLASYLGKVQSLEDSNAELEKKIREWYEKQSPVSKAADYSQYYKTIQDLRDKIFAATKDNNKVLLDIDNTRLTTDDFRMKYENELALRQSVEADINGLRRVQDDLTMTKSDLESQIESLTEELAYMKKNHEEEMKGLHGQTSGTVNVEMNAAPGIDLSKILTDMRSEYERMSNKYRQDAEAQFLAQAKELQTQVVTGSQEVQTTKTEITNLKQTLQSLEIELQSQLSMKSALEATLADTEGRYCAQLAQIQQLIANIEEEISDLRNQLEHQSSEYKMLLDIKSRLEQEIAKYRELLDGQDLKIPGGVSSTTITSTSSYSSSSSTAATTRKP; encoded by the exons ATGGCTTTGTACTCCTCATCATCGTCCTACAGGACATCTACTGGGTCCCTAGGTGGAGCCAAAGGTCCTGGATCTAGGACCTCTGTTTCTTTTTCCAAATATGCTCCTAGTGGAGCAGGGGGATCTTATGGTGGCAATGTAGGTTACTGCCAAGTTGGTGATTTAGGTGCTGGTTATGATGGTGGTTTTGCAGGGTATGGATATGGTGGAGGTGCTGGTTTTGATGGAGGAGCAGGAGCTGGCTTTGGTGGAGGAGCAGGAGCTGGCTTTGGTGGAGGAGCAGGTGCTGGCTTTGGTGGAGGAGCAGGAGCTGGCTTTGGTGGAGGAGCAGGAGCTGGCTTTGGTGGAGGAGCAAGAGCTGGCTTTGGTGGAGGAGCTGGTGCTGCATTTGGTGGTGGATATGGATTTAACCAGGGAGGAGGATTTGGTGAAGGCCTCCTTGCTACCAATGAAAAGCAAACCATGCAGAACTTAAATGACCGCCTGGCCAGCTATTTGGGCAAAGTACAAAGCTTGGAGGATTCCAATGCTGAATTGGAGAAAAAGATTCGAGAATGGTATGAAAAGCAAAGTCCTGTTAGTAAAGCTGCTGATTACAGCCAATATTACAAGACCATTCAGGATCTCCGTGACAAG ATCTTTGCTGCCACTAAAGACAATAACAAAGTGCTCCTGGATATTGATAACACTAGACTCACCACTGATGACTTCAGAATGAA GTACGAGAATGAATTGGCTCTTCGCCAGAGTGTGGAGGCTGACATCAATGGCCTGCGCAGAGTCCAGGATGATCTAACTATGACTAAGTCTGACCTGGAAAGCCAGATTGAGAGCCTTACAGAGGAACTGGCTTACATGAAGAAGAACCATGAAGAA GAAATGAAGGGATTGCATGGCCAAACCAGTGGAACAGTTAATGTGGAGATGAATGCAGCTCCAGGTATTGATCTTAGCAAGATCCTGACTGATATGAGATCTGAATATGAAAGGATGTCTAATAAATACCGGCAGGACGCTGAAGCACAGTTCCTCGCTCAG GCCAAAGAACTGCAAACGCAGGTTGTTACTGGAAGCCAAGAGGTCCAAACAACCAAAACAGAGATTACAAATCTGAAGCAAACACTCCAAAGCTTAGAGATAGAACTACAGTCTCAGCTTAGCatg AAATCAGCTTTAGAAGCAACATTGGCTGATACAGAAGGTAGATACTGTGCACAGCTTGCTCAAATTCAGCAGCTCATAGCTAACATAGAGGAAGAGATTTCAGACCTGCGAAACCAACTGGAACACCAGAGCAGCGAGTACAAGATGCTTCTGGATATCAAGTCTCGTCTGGAACAGGAGATCGCCAAATACAGAGAACTACTGGATGGACAAGACCTTAA